The DNA segment ATCGAAAATGCATGCTTGAGCCTGTCCACAGAATTGAAGTGGCTATATAAAGTACCTTATTTTTGTCCAGTGTCTCCTATGTGCCGGTGTCGCTTCCAAAGGAGCTGATATTTTTGACCAAAGAACAAATTACTCTTGGGGCCTGCCTCTGTCTGGTGTGACACTTGACAATTTATACCCAATACACTGCCTTCACACCTCCTGTACCAACTTTTCATACTTAACGGTTGTGCATAATACTGTAGAATAGGGCGAgttgtgcatatgcatgtgtgtgtcagTTGGCTCCTGGCGTCATCTGCTTCGGTGTTCCTGCAAATGACACTGCTTGTGATGTGAAAGGATGCTCCTTTGTTAAATACCGCCTGTTTTGAATTCCTCATTTTGTTTTAAACCCTGAGGCAATACTTCATCAGCAAGGGCTAAATTAGTGTCATTTGTATGCACAAATTATATCTTGCAAGTCTCTAAGTTTGACTCACTCAATGTGAGATGGTACAGATTATTTCTATTGAACACCTCTAACTATAGTTGTCTTTAAACATATTCACTGCAATTTCTCTTACATAAATATTTGATAATTACAGAAATCTGCCGCGgtgaattatttaattttttctgtAATTCTTTACTTCTACTTTAGTAGTATTTGAATCATCGCCTCCTTTTCCCAGTCTTTGTCTGTATACTGGCACGCTGACATTATCCCAGTGACTCAGGGCTACATGTGTGAGCTCatctttgattaatattagatCACTTTAGTCACTACTGAACAGGGTAGCTCATTCGGTCACAAaaacatattaatatataaagAATGCCCCAGCATGGCTGTATATTTTCCACAATTTAGAGCCAATCGCACTGTGGGTGATCTCAAATCCGCTCCTGTCCAGCCAATCAGAAGCATGGATTACCTCATGCCTCGCATGCCCATTGGCTGCTGTCACGTCAGGAGCAGCCTGCATGCTTCGCAGGGGGAGATTCGTGTCACTTACACCCAGCCGAGCAGGAAGGAACAAAGACAGCCGGGCGGTGATAGAAATATTCCGAGGCGTCCCCCCTCTCTAACCAGTGGAGACTCATCCTTTTGTTGGTCCAATATTCGCATCCCTTCTTTTCCCCGAGGATGTGCAGTTGTCCCCTTATGCGCCCATCTGATGTTTGGGCGAGCCACATTCCACCTGATCTCACTCAACGGATGCTATCAAGATAGATGATGTCAAGTGCTATGAAGATGCTCTCTGAACTTTAGATCTAACCTCTGCAACTTGACAAATTACCCTTCCTCATTTGTGGATATTGCTTGGTAATTTTTCCAAAATGCCCGATGCAAATTACCTGTTCTCTGTGTCCTGGGGATACATTAAGGTAAGACGTCACATCAGTTGAAATAATACTATAATAGAGTTAAATAAAAGCAaagtatataatttttttatttaatctattGATTTGCAGTTAGTTtgccacatttaatttttacaatCAGTATAATATACGTGTCTTCATTAAATCTTAttgtaacatttttatattataatgtTCTCAGTGAAGCAACAAAAGATAAATATAAAGCTGtgtaaattgtgtgtgtgtgtatatacacacacacacacatatatatatatatatatatatatgtatatatatatatatatatatatatatatatatatatatatatatatatatatatatatatatatatatatatatatatatatatatatatatatatatatatatatatatatatatatatatatatatatatatatatagcagctTTTAAGGtttgaatggggaaaaaaactagtattcattctttcattcattcattcagtcaatgtatttatttgaatcaCTCGTGACTATTTTAGCATTCAGTGTTTCCTTTattagtcataaaaaaaaacctgtgggTGTTATTGAATAGGAGGTCAGTACCATGCACAATAGGGCAGTAAGCACCCTAGCAGTGCCATAATGGTCTATTTAACATGATTAATATCAAATCCTCATCTTTTGTCAATATACATTCATAATGTCTTTAGTCTGAAAGAAGAGGCTTCaggatgattttaaaaaaaaaagcagatgttgttatccaattttatttattattgttaagcACTTTATAAAACCCATGATTTCAAgcaccatccatccatccatcaaatTACAGAGCGCTGCTGATAAGTGAACTCCCGCCACTCCAATTAGACCGAGTTAcataaatgatataaaaaaaaaaaacctctgacGCAGGAAATGTACGACTAAACCTTGGTACAAAGGAAGTAAACCAatagaaaactattttttatacACTGGTGTTGTCAGTTTTGAGATTTGTTGAATGGAGAATTTCAGGGAAAATTGCCTTTCTATTgtttgtatacatacacattaagTATGAACATTATGCACATGTCAATATATAGCAAAATACACTTATTGCACATTGCTTTATAGGGTGTTAACTCCCTAGATTTAATTCACAAGTTTGcccttttattattgttattgtttcatTTAGTGGTATGTATTTGCAAAAATCAATCATAAACGGTTTCATCTTGACCAATTCGTGCATGTATTTTATGATTTTGGGAGAACTGAATTCTTGAACTTGGTTGAAACAGCTTGGAACAGGTCCTCTCTGCTGTTTACCAAGTAAAATATTGTTGGATGATTCATGTGTTTAAGAACAAGTCTGATTACCAGCTCAATAAATCCATGTCCCAGTACTTTTAGTTCATTCTTTTCAACATGTTTTGTTCAAATTCTAATGCTGTTGTATTACACACAATGTGTCCTGGTACGATCCAGTAATAAGGTATGGGTTATGTTGTTTGCAGTTCAAGAGGATGTTGAACAGGGAACTGACTCACCTGTCAGAGATGAGTCGCTCTGGGAATCAGGTGTCTGAGTTCATCTCCAGCACCTTTCTGGGTGAGCCATGTTTTCAacattgtatattttatattatatgtcAGGATTAAAACACCAGTGTTTGAAATGTGGAAATGTTAAtcgagcttttttttttcttcaactcaCCCAAGCGGTCGAATACTTgcagaaaaatgacattttgggaCATTGATAAGCTGTCTTAAACTGACATTTCTGCTTCAAATTCTGTCTTAATTGTCTTAAAGcaatgttgatttattttttatctggcCCTTCCTTTTCAGACAAGCAACATGAGGTGGAGATGCCATCTCCTCAGTCTCAAAAGGACaaagagaagaagaacaagcccATGTCTCAGATCAGTGGGGTAAAAAAGCTTCAGCATTCGTCCAGCCTCACTAACTCCAACATCCCCCGTTTTGGCGTAAAGACAGAGACGGAAGATGAGCTAGGCAAGGTATCTTGCCCGGCACCCTCCTTGATTTATTACAAGGCTGTCTGGAGCATTTTATTCGTTACCCAGTAGAGCTTGCTCCAAAAGTCAAATACTTACCATTTTCTCTCATGATTTACCATCAGGAGCTGGAACATGTGAACAAATGGGGCCTTAACGTGTTTAAGATCTCGGAATTCTCTGGGAATCGGCCACTGACGGTGATGATGTATACGATATTCCAGGTATCCCTTCTTACTACAACCAAAGAGTTTACTATGTTTGGTTTTCTAAATGAtatctgctttttttgtttcaggagCGAGacttattaaaaacatttaaaattccaCTGGACACTTTTATCACCTGCCTGATGACCTTAGAGGACCATTATCATGGTGACGTGGCCTACCATAATAACATCCACGCTGCTGATGTCACCCAGTCCACCCACGTGCTGCTATCCACACCAGCGCTTGAGGTTTTAaccacacgcacgcacacattacatataaataaatacatttgtactcacaATGTCAAACTACTGTTTGACACCTTTCGCCTTATTGTTAGATGTGGACTTTTTGGTactaaaaataacccaattttcctattaaaaatgaacatttcaatttttcttATTGCACATTTCAGACCTTTGTGAAAAGTAACATTGTCATAGtcacttttttcttaaaaattgtgatttttcaccataattatgtcatttttcattttacattgtGACTCATAAAAGtatcttctttttaaaaatacaactttactTTCACCTTTTTGGCACTAGTTTCTCATAACATGTGAGTTTTTCCCAGAACACGTTTCCTGTGTTCTTATGAAGCAGTAAATTTTTTCCTTCGATGTTTTTGGTCTTGTAACACTTTGTACTCGAGGAGAGGCAAATAAGCACGTATGACAAAATACGCACCAGCAAGCACGGGACAATAAGTTCAATCAAACCAGAGCTTGCTCCAATCAATGCCTCGTGCTTGTGAGTATATTTTTAACCTTCGGATTTCTGACtgccccctcctcttcctcttgtctGGTTGCCAGGCGGTATTCACAGACCTGGAGATCCTGGCCGCCATCTTTGCCAGCGCCATACACGACGTGGACCACCCGGGAGTGTCGAATCAGTTCCTCATCAACACCAGTGAGTCTAAAAGTGGCACCGTCTTAACGGCTACGTCACACACAATGATCACAAAATAGGTCGTTATGTACACGTTGAATGATTTCACAGATTAACAAAGTGTTTTAATTTACGGTTGCACAAATTTTTCTTTGAACTGATTCGATGGAATTTTTGGTCATTGATCGCTATGCAATTTGCTTTTCAAAAAGACCTTGCAGAAAAGAACTAAGGTCCAATTTGGAGTCATTGTCTCCAAATGACATAAGAAGTGCTTCCCTCAATGCAACATATTTTCTGCTGACAAGTGAAATAGAATAGTTTTATTCACCCGTATAGTCGATGGCAATTGGATTGTTCCGGTTATAATCATTTCTCAACGGGTAGGTCGGGACCAAAAAGTGTGGGAGGGAATTGCTATGAGGGAGTTAAATGTTTTCACCGGCAAGCAATGTCCACGTGTCGAAGTACATTttcacgtgtgtgtgtgggtgatcACGTGTGATGACAGACGGCAAGGTGGTGGATGGAGTTCAAAGTGGCTCATCAATAGTGCTTTTCAGCTTCAACTGAACATTATTAGCCACTCACGCTAAAAGCTCTTCTGGGAAACTAAGCAGTCACTTAAAGCACCGCTCGCTTTAGAAGCTGACATGAATGAATTGGCACAGGCATTGCAAATGACTTAAAGCAACGGTACGTACATCCAACTGTTATAACTTACAGTGAATCAGGGAAATCAATCATTACTTATTCATCTTTGAAGCACCTATCTATTCCTCATTGCCAGTTTATTTAACATTAGTGTCCCGGCCACCaggaccggacatttggtcgccggtcttttggtcccttttggtcaccggtcaaatgtacttagatattaaacagtacttatatattaacctctctctctcatgaatataattttgagagcagcatttgaccggcaaccaaaagaccggcgaccaaaagggaccagaagaccggcgaccaaacatccgagcatcCCCGGCGACAACTCTTTTAGACTTAAATTGAAGTAAACTTTACTACATGACTGGTTCTCAAACATCCTTTTCCTCAACAGACTCTGAGTTGGCGCTGATGTACAATGATGCGTCGGTGTTGGAGAACCACCACCTGGCAGTGGGCTTCAAGCTCCTCCAGGAGGAAAACTGCGACATCTTCCAAAacctcacaaaaaaacaacgacaATCAATGCGCAAGATGGTCATCGACATTGTgagtgaaaaaaacactttgcttGTGATTTCCCATTGGGAAAAATCTTCTGTTATTCTGTTCTCTTTTCTTTCAACTAAAACATGCTGTCTTGATATATCAAGACCTAACCCACTGCTTTGTTTGTGTCTTAGGTGCTGGCTACTGACATGTCCAAGCACATGAATTTACTGGCTGACCTAAAAACCATGGTGGAAACCAAAAAGGTGACCAGCTCCGGAGTCTTGCTGCTCGACAACTACTCGGACAGGATACAGGTCTGCTCTCAAATGAAAAAGATGGGCCATTTGAGGGCTTCAATGAAAACTATGGAATTGTCTTTTCTGCAGGTCCTGCAGAATATGGTGCACTGTGCCGACCTAAGCAACCCCACCAAGCCCCTGCAGCTGTATAAGCAGTGGACCGACCGTATCATGGAAGAGTTCTTCAGCCAAGGCGATCGCGAGAGGGACCGGGGCATGGAAATCAGCCCCATGTGCGACAAACACAACGCCTCCGTGGAAAAGAGCCAGGTAAGGCCTGATTTCGGTGGAGTATCAATCTCAGTTGAAGCTGTGTAACCTGTCCATTTTCagttccttttttatttaacttcaTAACATTGTATATTAGCGTTTAATCTTAAATAGGTGCATTGTTTGTCTTTAAACATTTATTCAGGATATGTCTTTTAATTCAGATTTGTTGCATAGTACATCTAGtatatcaagtaaaaaaaatgaatcaagcgCATTCATAGTGTAGAAACTTCATaatgaatgtatattttggtTTTGATAAACACTTGGGCTTAATACACTAATGGGCATTATGGTGGTATATTTAGTTTACAATGTCTAAAAAACACTTAAGTGGTTTATATTAAATTGTAAACCCTCATGTGCAGGTGGGTTTCATCGACTACATCGTGCACCCTCTGTGGGAGACGTGGGCCGACCTGGTGCATCCGGATGCTCAGGACATTTTGGACACGCTGGAAGACAACCGGGAATGGTACCAGAGCACCATCCCACAGAGCCCCTCACCCACTCTAGATGAGCCCGAGGATGGCGGCCGGCACCCGGCCGGTGACAAATTCCAGTTTGAGCTAACATTGGAGGAGGACGGGGAGTCGGACACGGAGAAGGATAGCGGCAGCCAGcccgaagaggaggaggaggaggaggaagaagacgaagaagaggaggatgaggaagaaaACAGCTGTACGGACTCCAAAACCCTTTGCACGCAGGACTCTGAATGCACTGAGATACCCTTGGATGAGCAGGTGGCTGAGGAGGCAGAAGTAGCagaagaagatgaggaggaggacacTTCCTGCTCGCCAACGTGTGTCACGGAGGAAGAGGTGATAGAGGAGAAGGAAGAGCAGCAGgaggacaaagaggaggaggagaaagaagcGAAAACCCCTGACACATAACATTTTAGGACGTGAGGAACTATTCTTCTTAGCAAtgattatttatagatttttttttattatttggagGTGGAGCGTGCTTGTGTGGGGCTTTATTTTCTTACTTGCCCTCCTCAAACACGTCTCTTCAAAGCTCTTCTTGACTGTATCACACAGGCAAAAACATGCGGCTCCAAAACTAAGTGCGTAATCGCACTAGGCCATTCAAACCGTGCTTGAGATCACTTGACATCTTGAATCCAGAACATTTATTGCTGAACCGTGCAAAAGTTCAATTACATTTCAAACCAAAGGGGAGACACCAATGTGCAGCACTGATGCTGTCGCTCAATGGGCCAGATGATAAATACCACTTTGTaaaataaaggtaaaaaaacacacacacatacacatgcaataTTCTGGCCATGATATTTTCAGATTTGCAGATTTAGAACTGAACAAAAACGGAAATAacccttaaaaatatatgtgcAATTTCATATTATTACAGATGGTCCATTAGACATTTAATCATGTTAGATAGCAATTTAATGGAAATCAATAGAATTCACAGAGTGTCATGTAcataaagaaaaagaactgaaaaaCCTGATTAAAAATAGGCAGTGTTAATTCCAGCACGGTTTCGAATGGCCTTCAAGTGCCAAAGGCCAACAACAGGCACAGCAAGCACACGCCCTCTTTTGAGCCCGATCACGACAACCAAACGTCTGCTTCAAATGtgcccaaacaacaacaacaacaacactcgctcactatttattttgttttactcaGGAAAACTTTGTATTCCTGTTCAAACTGAGGTGACTTGGTTTCCCTTTCTcttcttttcctgtgtctgagagggtgtgtatgtatgtgcgaTGGCCTTTAGAAACACATTTCAGATGTGGAAGTCTTCCTTGCAAAGCGGAGCGATGCTGTCTTTTTGTCTTGTCGGCTTCAGATATTTTCTACTGAGCGAGTGTGAATCATGaggtgttttttgtttcttttttttttattattgtgtgGGTGGGACTCTTCTGAGGCATTTGCACTTGCTCCGATAGCATTTATACTCCTTACTATACTCCCACTCGGCTAACGtgctaggttttttttttatttcacttttattttcacCATAGAGGAAGTgaacttggacaaaaaaaaacttaagttgATGTGGGATAAAGCCTTTAACTTTATTGTTGCCTACAGTTCTTTTTGAACACCTCCTCAAACAATGCAATGCTTTGTAGtccatacaacaacaacaaaaaagcacttTTTCCCCTGCTTTTAAATAATTAGGGTTTAACATGACTAGTAaccatttttatcttttattagaTTCAAGTTTgttcatttaatattttgtcattttatctgtTCCAATTTTTAATCCACTGCGTTCAATACAGTGGCGTCTCCGTTTCTGGACAAGACAATCAGTTGTGTCTGCTACACTGACACTTTCACATaccttttttctcatttttatcttttttttcactttttttaattctcttatTTAAGTTTAATAATTTCCTCTTTCACGTGTTTCATTTTGCcttcattcaatttattttatttattattttggacttttttggataaaaaatattttgtgggacatttagttttgttattttatttttattttcacttgcATAAAGTCTTAATGCCCTTCTATTTTTTATATGATTTAATTATTTGCATCTGTATTTACTTTTCCTACAAAATGCCAACGTGTCTCAAGCACtcactgttttatttatttaccccttttttcctcatttacatCTATTCTTAGcagatattttttctatttaatcaTAATAAGGTGGTACAGTTAGAGTCACTGTAGCATAGACAGACTTTCCAGTTCAAACATCCAAATATTATCCCCTAACTTCTTCTCCTGTGTACCTAAAATATAAACTACAGTtaccaaaaaaaggataaaCACACTTGAAGACTGCACACTGATTTTCtttcattagatttttttcactcgttgtttattctttcattttagtgccaaattttcttcttttcctcACTGCCCTTTTATTCTCAAGCCCACTCGACCCCCTTAAATGGAATacgatttgatttgttttttttttaatcgctgtTTACAAACATGATATTTATTGTTGTGTATATACGATATAGTAGTTAATATTATTAATGTTGTTACTATCAAAACGCCGTTTGTTGTAAATGGTCGACTCTTAATCATCCCTTTTGGTGATGGTGTGGCTGTAATCACGTACCTCTTGTTGAGAGAATGTGTTtgagagaaaacaaaaataagatttttaaaaatagttgctCGGGTAGAGGAGGTATTCGAGGCGCGTATGAGCCAAATTGTTTTATAAAAAGCAACTGTTCCTTGGCCCATGGGCTGTGCCTTAAATTCAACACTTTCACgcttgttttctttcttctccCTATGCTGCTGCTTTAGGGATTTACGGTGGCCTGCCAGAACggaaaacaaatgttcatgtcGTGATAAAAGTTGGAACACGCACATCACGATTACTATGTCAGTAGAAAAATAAGCCCATAGAGTTACAGCCTTCAAAAAAGCATCTACAATATAGGATCAACGTTTCCTTGTTCGTGGGTGTCCAAACTTAGGCCCATGAACCCACTTTTTCTTTATTGGGTAGCAACAAAAGCCTGTATGGACTTCTcaactgttttgttttcagtagtgaaagtatatatattatttttgaatattcttTGTACCTTTTGAATGATTTGGTTTCtggtaggttttatttcattcattcatattgacAGTGAGAGACATCAAATCCATGTCAATGCAGCTATTGAGTCATCACGTCTAATTGCTATTGATGACCACAGATGTTAATAATA comes from the Stigmatopora nigra isolate UIUO_SnigA chromosome 22, RoL_Snig_1.1, whole genome shotgun sequence genome and includes:
- the LOC144215971 gene encoding 3',5'-cyclic-AMP phosphodiesterase 4D-like isoform X8, with protein sequence MPDANYLFSVSWGYIKFKRMLNRELTHLSEMSRSGNQVSEFISSTFLDKQHEVEMPSPQSQKDKEKKNKPMSQISGVKKLQHSSSLTNSNIPRFGVKTETEDELGKELEHVNKWGLNVFKISEFSGNRPLTVMMYTIFQERDLLKTFKIPLDTFITCLMTLEDHYHGDVAYHNNIHAADVTQSTHVLLSTPALEAVFTDLEILAAIFASAIHDVDHPGVSNQFLINTNSELALMYNDASVLENHHLAVGFKLLQEENCDIFQNLTKKQRQSMRKMVIDIVLATDMSKHMNLLADLKTMVETKKVTSSGVLLLDNYSDRIQVLQNMVHCADLSNPTKPLQLYKQWTDRIMEEFFSQGDRERDRGMEISPMCDKHNASVEKSQVGFIDYIVHPLWETWADLVHPDAQDILDTLEDNREWYQSTIPQSPSPTLDEPEDGGRHPAGDKFQFELTLEEDGESDTEKDSGSQPEEEEEEEEEDEEEEDEEENSCTDSKTLCTQDSECTEIPLDEQVAEEAEVAEEDEEEDTSCSPTCVTEEEVIEEKEEQQEDKEEEEKEAKTPDT
- the LOC144215971 gene encoding 3',5'-cyclic-AMP phosphodiesterase 4D-like isoform X5, translating into MDRTYAVDTGHRPGLKKSRMSWPSSFQGLRRFDVDNGTSSGRSPLDPMASPGSGLILQANFVHSQRRESFLYRSDSDYDLSPKSMSRNSSIASDIHGDDMIVTPFAQVLASLRTVRNNFGALTNLQQDRATNKRSPMCNPPPITKTTFTEEAYQKLATETLEELDWCLDQLETLQTRHSVSEMASNKFKRMLNRELTHLSEMSRSGNQVSEFISSTFLDKQHEVEMPSPQSQKDKEKKNKPMSQISGVKKLQHSSSLTNSNIPRFGVKTETEDELGKELEHVNKWGLNVFKISEFSGNRPLTVMMYTIFQERDLLKTFKIPLDTFITCLMTLEDHYHGDVAYHNNIHAADVTQSTHVLLSTPALEAVFTDLEILAAIFASAIHDVDHPGVSNQFLINTNSELALMYNDASVLENHHLAVGFKLLQEENCDIFQNLTKKQRQSMRKMVIDIVLATDMSKHMNLLADLKTMVETKKVTSSGVLLLDNYSDRIQVLQNMVHCADLSNPTKPLQLYKQWTDRIMEEFFSQGDRERDRGMEISPMCDKHNASVEKSQVGFIDYIVHPLWETWADLVHPDAQDILDTLEDNREWYQSTIPQSPSPTLDEPEDGGRHPAGDKFQFELTLEEDGESDTEKDSGSQPEEEEEEEEEDEEEEDEEENSCTDSKTLCTQDSECTEIPLDEQVAEEAEVAEEDEEEDTSCSPTCVTEEEVIEEKEEQQEDKEEEEKEAKTPDT
- the LOC144215971 gene encoding 3',5'-cyclic-AMP phosphodiesterase 4D-like isoform X6; translation: MKPGLCPGVSNDRTMKHLSHYPFRRHSWICFDVDNGTSSGRSPLDPMASPGSGLILQANFVHSQRRESFLYRSDSDYDLSPKSMSRNSSIASDIHGDDMIVTPFAQVLASLRTVRNNFGALTNLQQDRATNKRSPMCNPPPITKTTFTEEAYQKLATETLEELDWCLDQLETLQTRHSVSEMASNKFKRMLNRELTHLSEMSRSGNQVSEFISSTFLDKQHEVEMPSPQSQKDKEKKNKPMSQISGVKKLQHSSSLTNSNIPRFGVKTETEDELGKELEHVNKWGLNVFKISEFSGNRPLTVMMYTIFQERDLLKTFKIPLDTFITCLMTLEDHYHGDVAYHNNIHAADVTQSTHVLLSTPALEAVFTDLEILAAIFASAIHDVDHPGVSNQFLINTNSELALMYNDASVLENHHLAVGFKLLQEENCDIFQNLTKKQRQSMRKMVIDIVLATDMSKHMNLLADLKTMVETKKVTSSGVLLLDNYSDRIQVLQNMVHCADLSNPTKPLQLYKQWTDRIMEEFFSQGDRERDRGMEISPMCDKHNASVEKSQVGFIDYIVHPLWETWADLVHPDAQDILDTLEDNREWYQSTIPQSPSPTLDEPEDGGRHPAGDKFQFELTLEEDGESDTEKDSGSQPEEEEEEEEEDEEEEDEEENSCTDSKTLCTQDSECTEIPLDEQVAEEAEVAEEDEEEDTSCSPTCVTEEEVIEEKEEQQEDKEEEEKEAKTPDT
- the LOC144215971 gene encoding 3',5'-cyclic-AMP phosphodiesterase 4D-like isoform X1; amino-acid sequence: MHKNDLSVDATKLDSVSDESTDPQETESVTCMEPFLVRRLSCRTVQLPPLAFRQAEQMYFERKVDADTITVPPRPNTLPLRIPPLIAITSAETGSFDVDNGTSSGRSPLDPMASPGSGLILQANFVHSQRRESFLYRSDSDYDLSPKSMSRNSSIASDIHGDDMIVTPFAQVLASLRTVRNNFGALTNLQQDRATNKRSPMCNPPPITKTTFTEEAYQKLATETLEELDWCLDQLETLQTRHSVSEMASNKFKRMLNRELTHLSEMSRSGNQVSEFISSTFLDKQHEVEMPSPQSQKDKEKKNKPMSQISGVKKLQHSSSLTNSNIPRFGVKTETEDELGKELEHVNKWGLNVFKISEFSGNRPLTVMMYTIFQERDLLKTFKIPLDTFITCLMTLEDHYHGDVAYHNNIHAADVTQSTHVLLSTPALEAVFTDLEILAAIFASAIHDVDHPGVSNQFLINTNSELALMYNDASVLENHHLAVGFKLLQEENCDIFQNLTKKQRQSMRKMVIDIVLATDMSKHMNLLADLKTMVETKKVTSSGVLLLDNYSDRIQVLQNMVHCADLSNPTKPLQLYKQWTDRIMEEFFSQGDRERDRGMEISPMCDKHNASVEKSQVGFIDYIVHPLWETWADLVHPDAQDILDTLEDNREWYQSTIPQSPSPTLDEPEDGGRHPAGDKFQFELTLEEDGESDTEKDSGSQPEEEEEEEEEDEEEEDEEENSCTDSKTLCTQDSECTEIPLDEQVAEEAEVAEEDEEEDTSCSPTCVTEEEVIEEKEEQQEDKEEEEKEAKTPDT
- the LOC144215971 gene encoding 3',5'-cyclic-AMP phosphodiesterase 4D-like isoform X3 yields the protein MSQVSDESTDPQETESVTCMEPFLVRRLSCRTVQLPPLAFRQAEQMYFERKVDADTITVPPRPNTLPLRIPPLIAITSAETGSFDVDNGTSSGRSPLDPMASPGSGLILQANFVHSQRRESFLYRSDSDYDLSPKSMSRNSSIASDIHGDDMIVTPFAQVLASLRTVRNNFGALTNLQQDRATNKRSPMCNPPPITKTTFTEEAYQKLATETLEELDWCLDQLETLQTRHSVSEMASNKFKRMLNRELTHLSEMSRSGNQVSEFISSTFLDKQHEVEMPSPQSQKDKEKKNKPMSQISGVKKLQHSSSLTNSNIPRFGVKTETEDELGKELEHVNKWGLNVFKISEFSGNRPLTVMMYTIFQERDLLKTFKIPLDTFITCLMTLEDHYHGDVAYHNNIHAADVTQSTHVLLSTPALEAVFTDLEILAAIFASAIHDVDHPGVSNQFLINTNSELALMYNDASVLENHHLAVGFKLLQEENCDIFQNLTKKQRQSMRKMVIDIVLATDMSKHMNLLADLKTMVETKKVTSSGVLLLDNYSDRIQVLQNMVHCADLSNPTKPLQLYKQWTDRIMEEFFSQGDRERDRGMEISPMCDKHNASVEKSQVGFIDYIVHPLWETWADLVHPDAQDILDTLEDNREWYQSTIPQSPSPTLDEPEDGGRHPAGDKFQFELTLEEDGESDTEKDSGSQPEEEEEEEEEDEEEEDEEENSCTDSKTLCTQDSECTEIPLDEQVAEEAEVAEEDEEEDTSCSPTCVTEEEVIEEKEEQQEDKEEEEKEAKTPDT
- the LOC144215971 gene encoding 3',5'-cyclic-AMP phosphodiesterase 4D-like isoform X2, giving the protein MAQQAAMGPTHQDTLAVPPMPKHSGLNEDLVKILRENLLHPERPRGHRRSPSSISPRLSPRNSPRLLRRMLLNNNTHKQRRFTVAHTCFDVDNGTSSGRSPLDPMASPGSGLILQANFVHSQRRESFLYRSDSDYDLSPKSMSRNSSIASDIHGDDMIVTPFAQVLASLRTVRNNFGALTNLQQDRATNKRSPMCNPPPITKTTFTEEAYQKLATETLEELDWCLDQLETLQTRHSVSEMASNKFKRMLNRELTHLSEMSRSGNQVSEFISSTFLDKQHEVEMPSPQSQKDKEKKNKPMSQISGVKKLQHSSSLTNSNIPRFGVKTETEDELGKELEHVNKWGLNVFKISEFSGNRPLTVMMYTIFQERDLLKTFKIPLDTFITCLMTLEDHYHGDVAYHNNIHAADVTQSTHVLLSTPALEAVFTDLEILAAIFASAIHDVDHPGVSNQFLINTNSELALMYNDASVLENHHLAVGFKLLQEENCDIFQNLTKKQRQSMRKMVIDIVLATDMSKHMNLLADLKTMVETKKVTSSGVLLLDNYSDRIQVLQNMVHCADLSNPTKPLQLYKQWTDRIMEEFFSQGDRERDRGMEISPMCDKHNASVEKSQVGFIDYIVHPLWETWADLVHPDAQDILDTLEDNREWYQSTIPQSPSPTLDEPEDGGRHPAGDKFQFELTLEEDGESDTEKDSGSQPEEEEEEEEEDEEEEDEEENSCTDSKTLCTQDSECTEIPLDEQVAEEAEVAEEDEEEDTSCSPTCVTEEEVIEEKEEQQEDKEEEEKEAKTPDT